Proteins from one Elgaria multicarinata webbii isolate HBS135686 ecotype San Diego chromosome 3, rElgMul1.1.pri, whole genome shotgun sequence genomic window:
- the CDHR4 gene encoding cadherin-related family member 4 gives MVHYQNTLNDVSAEFTGIPATVKLEDSTAPGTIVTNFTVECVNSSDTLSVTLEPNVSPAASFFNPLNILSPGSYQVSLSPSAALDAKQVNQYTLTYTAHCGTEVAMSELFIHVIPADRLECSRRLGDIGLVPLKVPENFSPGGFIYHTVLREPRTGSLNYTIENNDLSLTINSVGAVQAPATGFSREHAGKTFSMKIVVKDSGGRSCRIPLSVEVLPVYHNQVNFTASSVAVSVLENTGPLKEIIKVQATGKNVLYQIISGDTTYFTIDSEMGVIKNTYNLNLKRNPGLAQTLLLVRAYDMSHPMISANIMVNITVKPHNLQGPLCSPAIYVATIPETTPNGTTLPPLGLSCVGAANGNRSLHYKIVNQSPPYSFRMEGADLKVNSTLDCDSVTMASLKFQYRATILVMDDGSPPRTTSVPVLVTVTPVNEYPPECSPQIFSIAENVGFGSFVGRVNATDRDYPFNYTEYSIPDAGALSPFYIGRRSGELYVSGPLDHERMPSYRLIVHLKDLDNDAPPSVPRTGQCVITINVQNVNDNPPECKPPFELHHIYSTRARTMSITALKCTDKDELSELIYTIVGGNTNGRFRMERNNLFHNTFSYNHDGIFDPLTFELLVEVTDSRSAPRLSTTATIIVYVTPWTTTVPTTTITTTTVPKKPIILYGTERYWAPDPWFVVVLMLTGVLLLSALGLLIWRLCWRKAPGEMSQSLLQNKGDGLERNYIAIEEPSKEKGKGSAEVLSLQHDFDGRAQDPVTGQYYLFDSSTGARRWV, from the exons ATGGTACACTACCAAAACACTCTCAATGATGTCTCTGCAGAGTTCACTGGCATTCCAGCCACTGTGAAGTTGGAAGACAGCACAGCTCCAGGCACTATTGTTACAAACTTCACTGTTGAATGTGTAAACTCCAGCGATACGCTCAGTGTAACCTTAGAGCCGAACGTCAGTCCTGcagcctcttttttcaatcctcTGAACATCTTATCCCCTGGCTCCTACCAG GTGAGCCTTAGTCCCAGTGCTGCCCTGGATGCCAAGCAGGTGAATCAGTACACCTTGACATACACTGCCCATTGTGGAACAGAAGTGGCTATGAGTGAACTCTTCATTCACGTAATCCCAGCAGACAGATTAGAGTGCAGCCGCAGACTTGGTGACATAG GACTGGTCCCATTAAAAGTTCCAGAAAATTTTAGTCCTGGAGGTTTTATCTACCACACTGTCCTGAGGGAGCCGCGCACAGGCAGCTTGAAC TACACCATTGAGAATAATGATCTGTCTTTGACAATCAATTCTGTTGGAGCCGTGCAGGCACCTGCCACAGGTTTCAGTCGTGAGCATGCTGGAAAG ACCTTCTCAATGAAAATTGTGGTCAAGGACAGCGGTGGGAGAAGCTGCCGCATACCTCTGTCAGTCGAGGTGCTGCCTGTTTATCATAACCAAGTCAACTTCAC GGCATCATCGGTAGCAGTATCTGTACTGGAAAATACGGGGCCTCTCAAGGAAATTATAAAAGTCCAAGCCACTGGGAAAAATGTGCTGTACCAGATCATCTCTGGAGACACAACCTATTTCACCATTGATTCAG AGATGGGCGTCATCAAGAACACGTACAACCTCAATCTGAAACGCAATCCAGGCTTAGCCCAGACCCTTCTGTTGGTGAGGGCCTATGACATGTCCCATCCCATGATCAGTGCCAACATCATGGTTAACATCACTGTAAAGCCGCACAACCTGCAAGGACCCTTGTGCAGCCCTGCTATATATGT GGCTACAATTCCAGAGACGACCCCCAACGGGACAACCCTGCCGCCACTGGGTCTGTCTTGTGTTGGTGCAGCAAATGGCAACCGTAGCCTTCACTACAAAATAGTCAACCAGAGTCCACCCTACAGCTTCCGAATGGAGGGCGCAGATCTGAAG GTGAACTCCACTTTGGACTGTGACTCTGTAACCATGGCCAGCCTTAAATTCCAGTACCGAGCCACCATCCTGGTGATGGACGATGGAAGTCCCCCACGAACCA ccagcgtgccTGTGCTGGTGACAGTGACCCCAGTGAATGAGTACCCCCCGGAATGCTCGCCACAGATCTTTAGCATTGCAGAAAACGTTGGCTTTGGAAGCTTCGTTGGAAGGGTCAACGCCACCGACCGAGACTATCCTTTCAACTACACTGAATACAGCATCCCGGATGCAGGTGCTCTCTCCCCTTTCTACATTGGACGTCGCTCAG GGGAGCTGTATGTATCGGGGCCACTGGACCATGAAAGAATGCCGTCGTATCGTCTGATCGTCCACCTAAAGGACCTGGATAATGATGCACCTCCTTCAGTGCCGCGCACTGGACAGTGTGTCATCACCATTAATGTGCAG AACGTGAATGACAACCCTCCTGAGTGTAAACCACCCTTTGAGCTGCATCACATTTATTCCACACGGGCTAGAACGATGAGCATCACAGCGCTGAAATGCACGGATAAGGATGAACTAAGTGAACTGATCTACACCATTGTTGGTG GCAACACAAATGGACGCTTTCGCATGGAACGTAATAATCTTTTCCATAACACCTTCTCTTACAACCATGATGGCATTTTTGACCCCCTCACCTTTGAGCTCCTGGTAGAAGTGACAGACAGCCGTAGTGCACCTCGCTTGAGCACCACGGCCACCATTATTGTTTATGTGACTCCTTGGACCACAACGGTGCCTACTACCACCATCACGACTACG ACAGTGCCCAAGAAGCCCATCATTCTGTACGGCACTGAGAGATACTGGGCACCAGATCCCTGGTTCGTGGTGGTTCTTATGCTCACTGGAGTGCTCCTCCTTTCTGCTCTGGGTTTGCTGATCTGGCGGCTCTGCTGGAG GAAGGCACCAGGAGAGATGTCTCAGTCCCTACTGCAGAACAA GGGCGACGGACTAGAAAGAAATTACATCGCGATCGAAGAGCCAAgcaaggagaaagggaaaggttCCGCTGAGGTGCTGAGCCTG